One segment of Alnus glutinosa chromosome 2, dhAlnGlut1.1, whole genome shotgun sequence DNA contains the following:
- the LOC133859397 gene encoding THO complex subunit 4D-like, translated as MATALDMSLDDLIKNRGSRERGRGRGRARRGRGPGRASGGGRLPRAVHRGPLAVNTRPSSYTIAKSIRRTRSFPWQNDLFEESLRAAGISGIEIGTRLYVSNLDYGVTNEDIRELFSEIGELKRYAVHYDKNGRPTGSAEVVYTRRSDAFAALKRYNNVLLDGKPMRIEIVGANPGMPVSARVNVSGLNGTRKRTVVMTPGAGPSGGGFATGQQGSSRGRRGGMSGRARGRGRGRGGGGGRGGGVGVGRGGGRGRGRGREKNQAVEMSVDDLNLDLDNYHAEAKHP; from the exons ATGGCTACTGCTTTGGATATGTCACTTGATGATCTTATAAAGAACAGAGGCTCCCGTGAGAGAGGTAGAGGACGAGGTAGGGCCCGCCGTGGCCGTGGACCAGGCAGGGCATCTGGTGGTGGAAGATTGCCCAGGGCAGTTCATAGAGGTCCTCTTGCAGTAAATACTCGGCCATCATCTTATACCATTGCCAAG TCTATCCGCAGAACCAGGAGTTTCCCATGGCAGAATGATTTGTTTGAAGAGAGCCTTAGAGCTGCAGGGATATCAGGGATAGAAATTGGCACAAGGTTATATGTTTCCAATTTGGATTATGGAGTGACTAATGAAGATATAAGG GAACTTTTCTCGGAGATTGGTGAACTGAAACGATATGCAGTTCATTATGACAAAAATGGTCGCCCAACT GGCTCGGCTGAAGTTGTGTATACCAGAAGAAGTGATGCATTTGCAGCTCTTAAGCGGTATAATAATGTTCTCTTGGATGGAAAGCCCATGAGGATTGAAATTGTAGGTGCGAATCCAGGAATGCCTGTGTCAGCTCGTGTGAATGTCTCTGGATTAAACGGAACAAGGAAGAGGACAGTTGTTATGAC GCCTGGAGCAGGTCCAAGTGGAGGAGGCTTTGCTACTGGTCAGCAAGGCTCCAG TCGGGGCCGTCGTGGTGGTATGAGTGGCCGTGCCCGAGGTCGAGGCCGAGGCCGAGGCGGGGGCGGAGGCAGAGGTGGAGGCGTAGGCGTAGGCCGTGGTGGTGGCCGCGGCCGCGGCCGCGGCCGTGAAAAGAATCAAGCTGTTGAGATGTCCGTTGATGATCTTAATCTGGACCTGGATAACTATCATGCTGAAGCCAAGCACCCTTGA